The genomic stretch TTAACGATGCGGCAACAGAAAGTTTAGAAAATACTTCGGTAGAAGATATTCAGAAATTAATTGACAAATTACCAGAAGGTTATAAAATGGTATTTAATTTATTTGCTATCGAAGGATATAAACACTCTGAAATTGCAAAAAAATTAGATATTTCAGAAAACACATCAAAATCGCAATTATTTAAAGCACGTAAATTATTGCAAGAAAATTATAAAAAAATGAATAAAGTAATTCATGAAAACAAATAAGTTAGACAATAGCGTAAAAGAAAAGTTTGCAAATAGAACTTTAGAACCATCGGTTTCGGCTTGGGAACGTTTATCTACAAAATTAGATGAAGAACCAAAGCAAAAAAAGAAAGGTTGGTTTTTTTATATAGGTTATGCTGCAAGTATTATCGTAATAATTTCGATAGGATTTTTTATTTTTTCTGATGAAGACATCATCATTAAAAACGATACAATTATAGTAGAAGAAGTTATAGATACTGTAAATATTATTAAAAATATAGAAGAACATTTTAATGAAGTTTCAGTAGAAAAAGCAATTGTAAAAAACGAACAGTCAATAGAAGAAAAAACCAAAAAAATTGATAATATCAAACGTGATATTACAAGTAAAAGCACTAAAGTTGCTCAATTTAATAATAAAAACAAGAAAATAGAGAAATCATTAGTAGATAAAACAACAAGAACAACAACTAATGTAGTTGCAAAAAATGAAGTAAACCCTAGTTCTGATTTGAACAAAGAAAAATTTAGTATTACCGTAAATGCAGATGACTTGTTAAAATCTATATCTACAAAAAGTAAAAAAGTAGAAGCGTATTACGCAAATAATAATATTAGTGAAGAAGAACTTTTAAAAGCGATTAAATCTGAGCTCATAAAATCTGATTTAAAAGTGAACCCAGAAACTATATTGGCAGAAGTAGAACGAAGTATTAATGATGATGTTTTTGAAAATAATTTTTTAAAATCTTTAAAGAAAAAAATATCTAACATTGCTACTGCAATTGCTAGTCGAAACAATTAAATAAAAAAAAACAAACCTGATAAAACAATTTATAATGAAAAAAATTACAATCATATTCCTCTTAATGTTGTCGATAACAACATTTGGTCAAGAAAAAAGAACTTTTGAAAAAGAAGTAAGAAAAATATCAAAAAAGATAGAAGAAATTACAAAAAATCAGAAAGATTCTTTAAAATCAAAAGTTATTGCAATTGATAAAAGATTAGAAAAAGGAGAAATTACAAAAGAAACAGCAGATAATTTAAAGAAAGACGTTGCTAAGTATCATGCTAAACAAATAGAAGAACAAGTTAGTAAACAAGAACAATTATTACAGGTACTTGTTCAAGAAAAAACAAATGGAAAAATTATTAGTGCAGACGATAGCGATTTAAATGAAGAAGATGTAAATACTTTTAAAGTAGGTAACAAAACTTTTCGTTTTTCAATAAACACCAAAGATATTAATGACGAGAATGATTTAGATAGAGAAAGAAAAGAGAGAAGATGGCGAAGAGACGGAAAAAATAATAGAAGAACAACAAGCCAATTTGTATTTGCTTTAGGTGTAAACAATGTTTTAGAAGATCATAAATTTAGTTCTTTAAGCGATTCTGAATATAAATTTTGGCAATCTCATTTTTATGAAATTGGTTTTACATGGAAAACAAGATTAACAAAAGAAGCTTCGCAAGTATACTTTAAATATGGTCTTTCTTTTCTTTGGAATAACTTAAGGTTAGATAACAATCAATCTCATATTAAAAACGGAGATAGAACAGATATTGTAGTATTTCCCAATAATTTAATCGAAAGTAGGCTAAGACATGTTCAAATGAATATTCCTATGCATTTCGAATGGGATTTTTCTAAAAACAAAAAATATAAAGATGGTTTTGTTTATGATAGAACAAACAGAGGTTTAAGAGTAGGTTTAGGTGGTTTTGTTGGTGTTAAACTGGGTACAAGACAATACTTAGAATATGAAGATGATAGAAATGTTAAAGTGCAAGAAATTCAGTTTAACAATTATAACATGAATACAGTAAACTACGGATTAAGTGCTTATGTTGGTTATAAATCTACAAGTTTGTATTTAAAATACGATTTAAATCCTTTATTTAAAGATACCGAAACAAGAAATATTTCTATGGGACTTCGTTTAGATTTAAACTAAGAAATCATAAAAATTATAATTGATAATAAAAAAGTCAGCTCATTTGAGCTGACTTTTTTATTGATTTAGGGAATTATTAAAGATTAATTATTAAAATTTAATTATTAAGAATCTTAATTAGTAATCTCATAAAAATTATACAATATCAAATTTTGTTTCAAATATCAAAAAAAATCAAACTAAATTTACTCGCTTAAAATATCTAAATTAAGCAAAATGATAGTTGGAATTCCTAAAGAAATTAAGAACAACGAAAGTAGAGTAGGTATGACACCTGCAGGTGTTTTTGAACTTACAAAAAGAAATCATTCAGTTTTTGTGCAATCTACAGCAGGAGAAGGAAGTGGTTTTTTTGATAAAGATTATCAAGAAGTTGGCGCTACAGTTCTAGAAACCATAGAAGAAGTTTACAGTAAAAGTGAAATGATTGTAAAGGTTAAAGAACCAATAGCATCAGAATATCCTTTAATTAAAGAAAACCAAATAGTATTTACTTATTTTCATTTTGCATCTAGCGAACCGTTAACACTTGCTATGATCAAAAGCAAAGCGATTTGTATAGCTTATGAAACTGTAGAAGATAATGACGGTACATTACCACTTTTAACACCAATGTCTGAAGTTGCCGGAAGAATGGCAATACAACAAGGTGCTAAATATTTAGAAAAACCAATTAAAGGGCGTGGTATTTTATTAGGAGGAGTTCCGGGTGTAAAACCTGGTAAGGTTTTAATTTTAGGTGCAGGAGTTGTTGGTGTGCAAGCTGCAAAAATGGCTGCAGGTTTAGGTGCTCATGTAACCATTATGGATATCAACATGAAAAGACTACGTTACGTAAATGATGTATTACCTAATCATGTTACTACCGCTTTTTCTAGTGAATATAGTATTAGGCAATTAATTAAAACGCATGATTTAATTGTTGGAGGTGTCTTAGTTAAAGGAGGTAAAGCGCCCAAATTAATTACCAAAGATATGCTAAAAGAAATGAGACCAGGTACCGTTATTGTAGACGTTGCTGTAGATCAAGGTGGTTGTTTTGAAACTACAAAAGCTACAACACATGAAGATCCTACATATATTATTGATGATGTTGTACATTATTGTGTTGCAAATATGCCAGGTGCTGTGCCTTATACATCTACAATGGCATTAACAAACGTAACTTTACCATTTGTTCTAAACCTAGCCAATAAAGGTTGGGAAAAAGCATGCGAAGAGGATCAAAACTTATCTAAAGGATTAAGTATTGTAAAAGGAGACGTTGTTTATAAAGAAATAAACGAAGCTTTTAATCTTTAAAATTATCTTAAAAAAAGCTGGTAAATAAACATTTCAATATTATTAGTGCTAATAATTAAAAAGTTACTATATTTGCACCCTTAAAAATAAACAATAAATATTTAATTTATGAATCATTACGAAACTGTTTTCATTTTGAATCCCGTTTTATCTGATACTCAGATAAAGGAAACAGTACAAAAGTTTAATGACTATTTGGTTTCTAGAGGTGCCGAAATGATTTCTAAAGAAGATTGGGGCTTAAAAAAATTAGCGTATCCAATCCAAAAAAAGAAAAGTGGTTTTTATCACTTATTCGAATACAAAGTAGCTGGAGAAGAAATTGCTGCATTTGAGTTAGAATTTAGAAGAGATGATAGCGTTATGCGTTACCTTTCTGTTAAATTAGACAAACATGCTGCAGCTTGGGCTAAAGTTAGAACTGAACGTGTTAAATCTAGTAAAAAATAAGAAATGGCATCAATAGAACAACAAGCAAAAGGTGGTAAATCTGCTGACGTTAGATATTTAACGCCATTAGATATAGATACAAAAAAAGAAGCAAAATACTGTAGATTTAAGAAGAAAGGTATCAAGTATATCGATTATAAAGATGCAGATTTCTTAATGTATTTAGTAAACGAACAAGGTAAAATTTTACCAAGACGTTTAACAGGAACTTCATTAAAGTATCAACGTAAAGTTGCACAAGCAATAAAAAGAGCGCGTCATTTAGCGTTAATGCCTTACGTTGGAGATTTGTTAAAATAATAAAGAAGTAGAGACATGGAATTGATATTAAGACAAGACGTAGAAAATTTAGGATTTAAAGATGATGTTGTATCTGTGAAAAACGGTTACGGTAGAAACTTTTTAATCCCTACAGGACAAGCAGTTTTAGCTACTTCATCTGCAAAGAAAGTTTTAGCAGAGAATTTAAAACAAAGAGCTTTTAAAGAAGCTAAATTAGTTGAAGATGCAAATGCAATTGCAGAAACAATTAAAGGGTATGAAATTAAGATTGCATCTAAAGTTGGATCTGGAGACAAATTATTTGGTTCTGTAAACAACATAGATTTAGCTGCAGCATTAGCTAAAGCTGGTACAGATATTGATAAGAAATTTATCAAAGTTACTGGTGGTAATGTTAAAAGATTAGGAAAATACGAAGCTGCTGTAAGATTACACAGAGCAGTTGTTGCTGATATTACTTTTGAAGTAGTAGCAGAGTAACTAAAATGTTAACATATTGTTAAAAAAAAGCATCTACTTTATAAGTAGATGCTTTTTATTTGTTTTATTTTTGAGATGTAAACTCAAATTATACAAAATGAAGCAAAAATTTATTTTAGTGCTTTCTTTATTTTTATTTGCAGTAATTAGCGTAAACGCTCAAGTTACTTCATCAAAGATTAAAGGAATTGTAACAGATGTAACAGGAGAACCATTATTTGGTGCATCCATTTCGGTATTACATGTACCAACAGGAACTTTAACTGGTACAACCGCTCAAGACAATGGTAGGTATACTGTATTAAATTTAAGAGTAGGTGGTCCTTACAAAATAACATTTAGTTATTTAGGATTTAAATCTCAAGAAGTTAATGACGTATTTTTACTACTTGGAAAAACTACTAACATCGATGGTAAGTTAGCAGAAGAAGGGCAATCATTAGATGAAATAGTAATTTCTTCATCAAAAAACAAAACTTTTAATAGCGATAGAACGGGTGCACAAACAAGTGTTTCTGCTATGCAATTAAAAACATTACCTACAATTTCTAGATCTACTGCAGATTTTACGCGTTTAGAGCCTTCGGCTAGTGGAAATTCTTTTGGTGGTAGAAATGATCAGTTTAATAACTTCTCTTTAGACGGAGCAATTTTTAACAATCCATTCGGATTAGATGCGCCAACTCCAGGAGGACAAACAGGTGCACAACCAATTTCTTTAGATGCAATTGATCAGGTTTCTGTATCAACAGCGCCTTACGATGTAACATTATCTGGTTTTACAGGAGCTTCTGTAAATGCAGTAACTAAAAGTGGTACAAACGAATTTACAGGAACTGTTTATGGTTTTTATAGAAATGAAGATTTAACGGGTAGTAAAGTTAATGGTCAAGATATTTTTGTGCCAGAATTAACTCAAAATCAATACGGAGTTAGTATTGGTGGACCAATAGTAAAAAATAAATTATTCTTTTTTGCAAATTTTGAAAAAGATGAACGTGTAGATTTAGGACAAAATTGGTTACCAAATAGAGGTTCTGGTTTAATAAATGAATCTAGAGTTTTAGAGCAAGATTTAATCAATGTTAAAAATGCTCTTGCAGGTATTGGTTATGATACTGGTAGTTACGAAGGTTTTACACACGACACAGAATCTACAAAAGGTATTTTTAAATTAGATTGGAATGTGAATGAAAACAATAGAGTTGCTTTTATTTATAATTTCTTAAATGCATCTAAAGATAAACCTGCGCATCCAACTGCAATTAATAGACGTGGACCAGATTTTAACACTTTACAGTTTCAAAACTCAGGTTATAGAATTAATAATAAATTAAATTCTTTTCAATTTGAATTGAATTCTAATTTAACAGAAAATACTACAAATAAGTTACAATTAGGATATTCTCATTTTGAAGATTCAAGAGATCCTTTTTCTGCCCCAGCACCAGTAATCAATATTTACAAAAATGGTTCGCCATATATTATAGCTGGTCATGAACCTTTTTCTATTAACAATAGATTAGATCAAAAAGTATTTCAATTAACAAATAATATGAACTTTTTTCAAGGAGATCATACTTATACAGTTGGTTTTTCTTTCGAAAAATTTATGTTTAAAAACTCGTTTAACTTAAAAGGTTATGGTTTTGATGTTTTTGGAAATGTTGATATTAATAATTTTGATGCAAATAATTACGCGAATGCATTAGCAAATGCTCAGACTACTTTTAATACTAAAAATAATTTAGGTGAAGGAGTAGATGGTGGATGGAATTTAGCTGAAATGAATTTTGGCCAATTAGCTTTTTATGTTCAAGATGAATGGGAAGTTAATAACAATTTTAAACTTACATACGGTATAAGATTTGATAAACCTTTATTCTTTGATACATCAGAATTAGCTCAAAAATTTATAGATACAGAAAATTCAGAATGGTTTGTACCAGGAATAGAATATACAGATCCAGAGACAGGAAATCCTTACGTATTTGATTCTACAGAAATGCCGTCTAACCAATGGTTAATTTCGCCAAGAGTTGGTTTTAACTGGGATGCTAAAGGAGATTCTAGTTTACAAATTAGAGGTGGAACAGGATTATTTACAGGTCGTTTACCGTTTGTATGGATTGGAAACCAAGTAAGTGGTTCTGACGTATTCTTTTATCAAGTTGTAGATCCAGATTTTAAATTTCCACAAGTTTGGAGAACAAATATTGGTATTGATAAACGTTTAGAAAACGGAGTAGTTTTAACTACAGATGTTTCTTACACGAAAGACATTAACGGTGTTCATGTACAAAATTGGGGATTAAAAACACCTTCTGGCACTTTAAGTGGTGTAGATAATAGACCTGTTTATTTAGCAGGAGATCATGCAACTTCTTTCTTAGGAAATGCTAACGCATATACTTTAACTAACTCAAACAAAGGTAGAATTTGGAATGCTTCTTTTAAAGCTCAAAAAACTTTTGATAATGGTTTGTATACAACTATTGCTTATAATTATTTAAATGCTAAAGATGTAAACTCTATCGAAGCAGAAATTACAGGTGATGCATTTGCATTTAATCCAGCATTAAATAATGTAAACGACGAGCAGTTAAGTTATTCTAAATATGGTGATACACATCGTATAGTTGGTGTTGCTAGTAAAAAGTGGACTTACGGAAATGACAAATGGTCTACTACTTTATCTGCATTTTTTGAATATGCACAAGGTGGAAGATTTAACTACACATATGGTGGAGACATTAACGGAGACGGTGCAGCCGGAAACGATTTAATTTACATTCCAACAACTAGTGAAGTTACACAAATGCAATTCTCTGGAGCAGGACAAGCAACTGCTTTCGAAAACTATATTCAGCAAGATGATTACTTAAACGGTAGAAGAGGAGAATATGCAGAAAGATACGGAGCCTTGGCACCTTGGAGAGGAAAATGGGATATCAAATTATTACAAGATTTAAACATAAACGTTGGTAATGGTAAAACAAATACTGTTCAGTTTAGTGTAGATATTTTAAACTTTGGTAATCTATTAAACTCTAAATGGGGTTTAATTCAGCAACCAAACAGTGTACAACCAATTGGTGTTAGTTTTGATAATGCTGGTGACCCAGTTTATACTTTTGATGAAAATCAACAAACAACTTTTGGTTACTCATCTTCATTATTATCAAGATGGCAAGCTCAAATTGGTTTACGTTATATTTTCTAAATCAATTAAGAATTAAGATATTTGAACCGCCCAATTATGGGCGGTTTTTTTTATATATAATATTATGAAATATAGACAACTTACTAAAGAACAGTTTGAAAGTTTACATGAAGAATTTGCTAGATTTTTAGCTTCGCAAAGTATAGATGTTAAAGAATGGAATCAAATTAAGGAAGAAAAACCAAAAATTGCAGAAGAAGAAATGAATGTTTTTTCTGATATTGTATGGGATGATGTTTTAACAAAAACGAAGTTTGTAGAACATTATTCTAAAACAGCTGTAAACCTTTTTAAATGTGATGAAAAAAAAATTAAAAGAATTGCCATAAAAATAAATTGGGACATTAATTTACTAGAGCAAGAAGGTTTTGAGTGGTTAATGAAAAATCCTTTAGACAATTCTGTAGATATTTTTACTGGAGATAAAGAATACAATACAGAGAGAAATAGCGAAATATTTGATTTAATTGAAAAAGGAGGATCTATATCTAGAGGAGAAATTTTCAACTATTTTGAGCAAATTATCGCTTAATAAAATTTTATTACCATTCATCTATACTTTTTTGTATCTTGTCTACAGATAAATCTGTTTAGCCTACTATAAAAGTTAACAACTCTTTATTAGATTATTTTTGTCTAAAATCAAGGTAAATTAATCATGGGTAAACAAATTAATATACTGTTAATAGAGGATAATTTAATCGAAATAATGAAAATGAAAAGAACTATTTCATTATTAGAATTAACACACAATATTACAGTAGCAAAAAACGGAGAAGAGGCATTAGAAATTTTAGAAGATAAAAGTAAATTTCCTGATTTAATTTTATTAGATTTAAACATGCCAAAATTAAGTGGAATAGAATTTCTTACAATTCTAAAAGGTAATGATGAAATTAAACATATTCCTACAGTAATTTTAACGACTTCAGACAATCAAAAAGATTTAGAAGAATGTTATAGTATAGGGGTTTCTGGATATATGCTAAAACCTTTAAAATATGACGATTACGTTAAAAAAATAGAAACTGTATTAAATTATTGGAGCATTAATGAATTAAAAAAATATTAGTTATGAAAGGTATTGTTTTCACTGAATTCTTAGATTTAGTTGAAGAAAAGTTTGGTATTGAAATGGTTGATAAGATTATTTCGCAGTCAACATTAGAATCAGAAGGTATTTATACATCTATTGGTACGTATAGTTTTTCTGAAATGTTACAACTACTAAAACACTTAAGTGAAAACACTAATATATCTATTGATAACTTATTGTTAGTTTACGCAGAACACTTTTTTAGTGTTATAGAAAATAGTTACCCTGGTTTATTAGCAACCTACAAAGATCCCATAGAAATGATTTCTTCAATAGAAGATCATATTCATATAGAAGTTAGAAAAATTTACCCAGATGCAGAGCTCCCTACTTTTATAGTAGAAGAAAAAACTGAAGATTCTTTAGTTTTAATTTATAAATCTAGTAGAGCTATGCATCATTTTGGTCTTGGTTTAATGAATAAAACTTTCGCACACTTTAATTCTACAGCAAATATTGTTTTAGAAAAAATAAAGGAAGATGGTACGGTAGTTAAATTTCTTATTAATAAAAATTAATGAGTCAAGAAAAAATTGACATATTAGAAAGAGCTCTCAAAAGAGAGAAATCTGCAAGAAAAGCAGCAGAAAAAATTCTAGAAGATAAATCTAGAGATTTATATTTTGTATCTGAAAAGTTAAAAGATACTAACACAAAATTAGAAACATTATTAGATGAAAAATCTATACAATTAGAGGGTGTTTTCGAAAATATTGTAGACGCATTTGTTGTAATGGATCTCAGTGGAAAAGTTGTCAAATTTAATGAACCTGCAATACATCTTTTTGGTTATGATATTAATAATGAAACCTTAAACGTTAAAGATTTAGTTTATAAAGAAGATATGGAATATGCAATATCTTCTTTTTTTGATTTACTAACCAAAGGTTTTTTTAAGAATTATCAATCTAGGATTTACACAAAATCTAAGCAAATAAAATGGGTTCAGATTAATGCTAGTATCATCTATAATAAAGAAAAACAACCTATTGGTGCACAAGGTATTGTAAGAGATATTACAGAGAAAAGAGCTGCAGATGAAAAATTATTAGAGTCTAAAAATAGACTATCTGCTTTAGTTTTAAATTTAAATAGTGGAATTATTTTAGAAGATGAAAACAGAAAAATCTCTCTAACAAATAATAAATTTTGTCAACTATTTAAAATTGATGAGAGTCCAGAAGATTTGTATGGTAAAAACAGTGATTGGGCTTTAGATGAAATAAAAACACTCTTTAAAAAGCCTGATGAATTTGAAAACCGAATTATTGAAATAGTTTCTAACAAAACTGCAGTTTTTGGAGATCATTTAGAATTGAAGGATGGAACAGTTTTAGAAAGAAATTATATGCCAATTATAGTTTCTGGAAATCTAAATGGTTTTTTATGGACATTTAGAGACATTACTTTAGAGAAAAATTATAGTTTAAGTTTAGAAGCTCAAAAAGCAAAGTATAGCAATATAATTGCTAACATGAATCTAGGTTTAATAGAGATAAATACAGATAATGAAATTTTGATGGTAAATCAAAGTTTTGTAGATATGTCTGGTTATTCAAAAGAAGAATTAATAGGTCAAAAAGGTAATATTTATTTTCCTTTAACTGATGTAGATACAGAAAAGTTAAAAGAAAAAAGAAAGAAAAGACTTAAAGGAGAATCTGATTCTTATGAACTTAAAGTTAAAACAAAATCTGGTGAAACTAGACATTGGCTAGTAAGTGGTGCCCCTAATTATAATCTTTCTGGTGAAATTGTAGGTTCTATAGGTATCAACTTAGATATTACAGAATTTAAAAAATTAGAACTTCAAAAAGAAAAAATATTAAAAGAGTTAGAAAAAAGAAATGAAGAGTTGCATGAGTATGCACATATTGTTTCGCATGATTTAAAATCTCCTTTAAGAAGTATAGATGCTCTGGTTTCTTGGATTAAAACAGATAATGAAGGGAAATTTGATGAAATGACACTCGAAAATTTCAATCTAATTAATACTACATTAGAAACAATGGAAAAATTATTTTCTAATGTTTTAGAATATTCTAGTGCTGGTTCTAATACTTCTTCTCTCGATGACGTAGATTTAAATGTTACATTATCCGATTTAAAGAGCTTTTTGTATGTACCAGAAAACATTTCTATTAACGTTGTTAATACTTTACCAGTTATAAAAGGAGATAAAACTAAATTTCAGCAATTATTCCAAAATTTTATTAGTAATGCAATTAAGTTTTGTGATAAAGAAGTAGGTTTAGTAGAAGTTGGGTACGAAGATAAAAACACCTTCCATCAATTTTTCATAAGAGATAATGGTATTGGTATAGAAAAAAAGTATCACGAAAAAATTTTTCAGGTATTTCACTCATTAAATAAAAGAAAAGATTCTACAGGAATTGGTTTATCAATCGTAAAAAAAATAATCGATCTACACGAAGGTGATATTTGGCTAGAAAGTGAACCAAATGTAGGCACAACTTTTTTCTTCACACTAAAAAAGAACTAAAATGAAAACGGTACAATTAAAAAAAAATAAAAATTCTAATTGGAAATACTTATCAGAAAATATTAGTTTAAAAAAACCCTTAGTACTTGTTTTCGGTAATCGTTTTTTATTAGAAGATGAAAATATTTACCAAGAAGTTAAAGAAATGTTTACTGATGGACATATTGTATTTGGTTCTTCTTGTGGTGATATTTCTTCTGATGCAATCGATGAAGAAACAATTACAATTACAGCTATAGAATTTGAAAAAAGTACTTTTGAAATAAAAACTGCCAATGTAAATGAAAACAAAATTGATGATCATTACGACAGTTTTAAAGCTGGTAAAGATTTAATTAGTAAGTTTAACACAAAGAATTTAAAGTATATTTTTGTGGTTTCTGAAGGTAGTTTTTTAAACGGAAGTCAATTTACTACGGGTATGAACGCCGCTACAGATGATAATCTTTTAATTACTGGTGCTTTGTGTGGTGATGATGCAAGATTTGAAAAAACAGTATCTTCTTATAATGAGAACCCTAAACAAGGTGAATTGGTAGCAATTGGTTTATATGGCGAATCATTAGAAGTTTCATTTTCTATTAATGGTGGTTGGACACCTTTTGGCCCTGAAAGAATAGTAACAAAATCTAAAGGAAATATTTTATACGAGTTAGATAATTTACCAGCGCTAGATCTTTATAAAAAATATTTAGGTGATAAATCTAAAGAATTGCCAAGTGCAGCCTTATTATATCCTTTAAATGTTAAGTCTGAAAAAGAAAAAAATTCTATCGTAAGAACTATTATTAATATTAATGAAGATGATAATTCGATGATTTTAGCAGGTGACATTATTGAAAATTCAAAAGTTCAATTAATGATGACCAATGTAGATAATATTGTAAATGCTGCAGAAAAAGCCGCTATTAGTGCATCAGAAATTAGAAAAAACAAGCCAGAATTAGCTATTCTGGTAAGTTGTATTGGTAGAAAATTAGTATTAGATCAAAGAGTAGAAGAAGAGGTTGAAGAAGTTATAGAAATTGTAGGTGAAACTACTACTGTAACCGGATTATATTCATACGGAGAAATTGCTCCTTTTATTGGTGAAAGTAATTGTCAATTGCACAATCAAACAATGACTATTACTTTAATCAGCGAATAATGAACTCTCTTTTAAAA from Polaribacter marinaquae encodes the following:
- a CDS encoding heme NO-binding domain-containing protein; this encodes MKGIVFTEFLDLVEEKFGIEMVDKIISQSTLESEGIYTSIGTYSFSEMLQLLKHLSENTNISIDNLLLVYAEHFFSVIENSYPGLLATYKDPIEMISSIEDHIHIEVRKIYPDAELPTFIVEEKTEDSLVLIYKSSRAMHHFGLGLMNKTFAHFNSTANIVLEKIKEDGTVVKFLINKN
- a CDS encoding TonB-dependent receptor, whose protein sequence is MKQKFILVLSLFLFAVISVNAQVTSSKIKGIVTDVTGEPLFGASISVLHVPTGTLTGTTAQDNGRYTVLNLRVGGPYKITFSYLGFKSQEVNDVFLLLGKTTNIDGKLAEEGQSLDEIVISSSKNKTFNSDRTGAQTSVSAMQLKTLPTISRSTADFTRLEPSASGNSFGGRNDQFNNFSLDGAIFNNPFGLDAPTPGGQTGAQPISLDAIDQVSVSTAPYDVTLSGFTGASVNAVTKSGTNEFTGTVYGFYRNEDLTGSKVNGQDIFVPELTQNQYGVSIGGPIVKNKLFFFANFEKDERVDLGQNWLPNRGSGLINESRVLEQDLINVKNALAGIGYDTGSYEGFTHDTESTKGIFKLDWNVNENNRVAFIYNFLNASKDKPAHPTAINRRGPDFNTLQFQNSGYRINNKLNSFQFELNSNLTENTTNKLQLGYSHFEDSRDPFSAPAPVINIYKNGSPYIIAGHEPFSINNRLDQKVFQLTNNMNFFQGDHTYTVGFSFEKFMFKNSFNLKGYGFDVFGNVDINNFDANNYANALANAQTTFNTKNNLGEGVDGGWNLAEMNFGQLAFYVQDEWEVNNNFKLTYGIRFDKPLFFDTSELAQKFIDTENSEWFVPGIEYTDPETGNPYVFDSTEMPSNQWLISPRVGFNWDAKGDSSLQIRGGTGLFTGRLPFVWIGNQVSGSDVFFYQVVDPDFKFPQVWRTNIGIDKRLENGVVLTTDVSYTKDINGVHVQNWGLKTPSGTLSGVDNRPVYLAGDHATSFLGNANAYTLTNSNKGRIWNASFKAQKTFDNGLYTTIAYNYLNAKDVNSIEAEITGDAFAFNPALNNVNDEQLSYSKYGDTHRIVGVASKKWTYGNDKWSTTLSAFFEYAQGGRFNYTYGGDINGDGAAGNDLIYIPTTSEVTQMQFSGAGQATAFENYIQQDDYLNGRRGEYAERYGALAPWRGKWDIKLLQDLNINVGNGKTNTVQFSVDILNFGNLLNSKWGLIQQPNSVQPIGVSFDNAGDPVYTFDENQQTTFGYSSSLLSRWQAQIGLRYIF
- a CDS encoding response regulator, which codes for MGKQINILLIEDNLIEIMKMKRTISLLELTHNITVAKNGEEALEILEDKSKFPDLILLDLNMPKLSGIEFLTILKGNDEIKHIPTVILTTSDNQKDLEECYSIGVSGYMLKPLKYDDYVKKIETVLNYWSINELKKY
- the rplI gene encoding 50S ribosomal protein L9, with the protein product MELILRQDVENLGFKDDVVSVKNGYGRNFLIPTGQAVLATSSAKKVLAENLKQRAFKEAKLVEDANAIAETIKGYEIKIASKVGSGDKLFGSVNNIDLAAALAKAGTDIDKKFIKVTGGNVKRLGKYEAAVRLHRAVVADITFEVVAE
- the ald gene encoding alanine dehydrogenase translates to MIVGIPKEIKNNESRVGMTPAGVFELTKRNHSVFVQSTAGEGSGFFDKDYQEVGATVLETIEEVYSKSEMIVKVKEPIASEYPLIKENQIVFTYFHFASSEPLTLAMIKSKAICIAYETVEDNDGTLPLLTPMSEVAGRMAIQQGAKYLEKPIKGRGILLGGVPGVKPGKVLILGAGVVGVQAAKMAAGLGAHVTIMDINMKRLRYVNDVLPNHVTTAFSSEYSIRQLIKTHDLIVGGVLVKGGKAPKLITKDMLKEMRPGTVIVDVAVDQGGCFETTKATTHEDPTYIIDDVVHYCVANMPGAVPYTSTMALTNVTLPFVLNLANKGWEKACEEDQNLSKGLSIVKGDVVYKEINEAFNL
- a CDS encoding DUF6495 family protein; the protein is MKYRQLTKEQFESLHEEFARFLASQSIDVKEWNQIKEEKPKIAEEEMNVFSDIVWDDVLTKTKFVEHYSKTAVNLFKCDEKKIKRIAIKINWDINLLEQEGFEWLMKNPLDNSVDIFTGDKEYNTERNSEIFDLIEKGGSISRGEIFNYFEQIIA
- the rpsF gene encoding 30S ribosomal protein S6, with the protein product MNHYETVFILNPVLSDTQIKETVQKFNDYLVSRGAEMISKEDWGLKKLAYPIQKKKSGFYHLFEYKVAGEEIAAFELEFRRDDSVMRYLSVKLDKHAAAWAKVRTERVKSSKK
- the rpsR gene encoding 30S ribosomal protein S18, with the translated sequence MASIEQQAKGGKSADVRYLTPLDIDTKKEAKYCRFKKKGIKYIDYKDADFLMYLVNEQGKILPRRLTGTSLKYQRKVAQAIKRARHLALMPYVGDLLK